From Petrotoga sp. 9PW.55.5.1, the proteins below share one genomic window:
- the pheT gene encoding phenylalanine--tRNA ligase subunit beta, translated as MKVSLNWLNDYIKITKKTEELVKEIKLHSTDVESVEKGGYEINNVVVGEIKEILPLQNVDNLVICKIDVGNEIKTIVTGDLTVKVGEKVPVALPGATLKEGVEINERIFKGILSEGMMCSLKELGISSDADRIYRIVDDVRVGTNFIDFFGICDEILEVEILPNRPDLLSYLGIARELKTIGCGEDFSIPQYIEITKGNGFPVKIEYDKCNRYMASVVKNVKVGPSPTWLVKKLGRSGVRSINNVVDITNLVMLETGHPIHAFDLNLIGDQIVVRKANKGEKVLLLDGKEYEMNGEETLITDGKNILALGGIMGGELSGINENTTDLLLEVAHFDPVNIRRTSSYHKITSESSYRFERGVDPNDSEMVMGRLVKLIKELSGGVPEAYTTDVYPNSIKNKTIFLRENYLNERLGKNLPREIVEDILSRLEFNFSSKDTGWEVSVPTRRPDITQEIDLVEEVGRIYGYSKIAANFPSLKGFFGSKGDFVYFKEKVSELMLANGYHEAKTFPLNNISKMWMEKEETVNLKIINPISNEMEYMSPKLIYGLLDSASFNYRNQRRNVKLFEIDKVFLEDKNSETGAKELTNLSFIAIGRENEDDYTDKRDVSFYTIKGALENILNEFNINLDYRRSNRKGLMYAQSSELFLNERLIGFLGLLDPQIADENYEIKEPVYICEINLDELFHNKRESNREFRKKDFPSIKREYSLVVPIGIEFKEIQNIIENAGDIIESFKIFDVFKGKHLDKNKISITVSIVYRSQIKTLTEEEVNKVEKNILEQLKNKEIKLREN; from the coding sequence ATGAAAGTATCATTAAATTGGCTAAACGATTATATAAAAATTACAAAAAAAACTGAAGAATTAGTAAAAGAGATCAAACTTCATTCTACAGATGTCGAAAGTGTCGAAAAGGGCGGATACGAAATTAATAATGTGGTTGTTGGAGAAATAAAAGAAATACTCCCCCTTCAAAATGTGGATAATTTAGTAATTTGTAAAATAGATGTGGGAAATGAAATTAAAACAATTGTAACTGGTGACCTTACCGTAAAAGTTGGGGAGAAAGTTCCCGTTGCTCTACCAGGAGCTACCTTAAAAGAAGGTGTGGAAATTAATGAAAGAATTTTCAAAGGAATTCTCTCGGAAGGAATGATGTGTTCTTTAAAAGAATTAGGTATTTCTAGCGATGCTGATAGAATATACAGAATAGTTGACGATGTACGGGTGGGGACAAATTTTATAGATTTTTTTGGTATTTGCGATGAGATTTTAGAAGTAGAAATTTTACCAAATAGGCCTGATTTACTTTCTTATTTGGGTATAGCTAGAGAGTTAAAAACAATTGGATGTGGAGAAGATTTTTCTATTCCTCAATATATTGAAATAACTAAAGGTAATGGTTTCCCTGTTAAAATAGAATACGATAAGTGTAACCGATATATGGCTTCAGTAGTAAAGAATGTGAAAGTTGGCCCATCTCCCACTTGGCTTGTTAAAAAGCTCGGAAGATCAGGAGTTAGAAGTATTAACAATGTTGTTGATATAACAAATTTAGTTATGCTAGAAACAGGGCATCCCATACATGCCTTTGATTTAAATCTAATTGGAGATCAAATAGTTGTTAGAAAGGCAAATAAAGGTGAAAAGGTTCTTCTTTTAGATGGAAAAGAATATGAAATGAACGGTGAAGAAACCCTCATAACTGACGGAAAAAATATATTAGCATTAGGGGGAATAATGGGGGGAGAGCTGAGTGGTATTAATGAAAATACAACAGATTTACTATTAGAAGTAGCTCATTTTGATCCTGTGAATATAAGAAGGACTTCCAGTTACCACAAAATAACTTCCGAATCTTCCTATCGATTCGAAAGAGGCGTAGACCCTAATGATTCTGAAATGGTTATGGGAAGACTAGTCAAACTAATAAAAGAACTTTCAGGAGGAGTACCAGAAGCATACACAACAGATGTGTACCCCAATTCAATAAAAAACAAAACTATTTTTCTTAGAGAAAATTATCTTAATGAAAGATTAGGAAAAAACTTACCAAGAGAAATAGTAGAAGACATTTTAAGCAGATTAGAATTTAATTTTTCTTCAAAAGATACTGGATGGGAAGTCTCTGTCCCAACAAGAAGACCAGATATTACTCAAGAAATAGATCTTGTGGAAGAAGTTGGAAGGATTTATGGATATTCAAAAATTGCTGCAAATTTCCCTTCATTAAAAGGATTCTTCGGATCTAAGGGTGACTTTGTTTATTTTAAAGAAAAAGTTTCCGAATTAATGCTAGCAAATGGCTATCACGAAGCTAAAACATTTCCTTTAAACAATATCAGTAAAATGTGGATGGAAAAAGAAGAAACAGTGAACTTGAAAATTATAAATCCGATTTCGAATGAAATGGAATACATGTCCCCTAAATTAATTTATGGTCTCTTAGACTCTGCTTCATTTAATTATAGAAATCAAAGAAGAAACGTAAAATTATTTGAAATAGACAAAGTTTTTCTTGAAGATAAAAATTCCGAGACTGGGGCTAAAGAACTTACTAATTTATCCTTTATAGCTATAGGTAGAGAAAACGAAGATGACTATACTGATAAACGCGATGTTAGCTTTTACACTATAAAAGGTGCTTTGGAAAATATATTAAATGAATTTAATATAAATTTAGATTACAGAAGAAGTAATAGAAAAGGATTAATGTATGCTCAAAGCAGTGAACTGTTTTTAAATGAACGTTTAATAGGATTTTTGGGACTTCTTGATCCCCAAATTGCTGATGAAAATTATGAAATTAAAGAACCTGTCTATATATGTGAAATTAATTTAGATGAGCTCTTCCACAACAAACGGGAATCAAATAGGGAATTCAGAAAAAAAGACTTTCCATCAATTAAGAGGGAATATTCTTTAGTCGTTCCTATTGGTATAGAATTTAAAGAAATTCAAAATATTATAGAAAACGCTGGCGATATTATCGAGAGTTTTAAGATTTTCGACGTTTTTAAAGGAAAACATCTTGATAAAAACAAGATCAGCATTACTGTTTCTATCGTTTATAGATCTCAAATTAAAACACTTACAGAAGAAGAGGTCAATAAAGTAGAAAAAAACATTTTAGAACAATTGAAAAATAAAGAAATCAAATTGAGGGAAAACTAA
- a CDS encoding ABC transporter permease — MSTIRMTVQLFIMSIILVYLFRFDNRWINMGWLTFMISFAAFRVVGSSDLNVRRFIRPIFLSLFISNFLAIFYFNFVILRLDNVFTVRYFVIIGGMLLGNALNGNIIGIRNFYKDILRNKERYLFALGNGATVYEATLPYFRNALITALKPTIASMATIGIVSLPGMMTGQILGGSPPQTAIKYQIAIMIAILMSVSLSVTLTIFFTMRSSFNEYGILKEDVFKS, encoded by the coding sequence ATATCTACAATTAGAATGACCGTGCAGCTTTTTATAATGTCTATTATACTAGTTTATTTGTTTAGGTTTGATAACAGATGGATAAATATGGGTTGGCTTACATTTATGATCTCTTTTGCTGCTTTTAGGGTCGTAGGTAGTAGTGATTTAAATGTTAGAAGATTTATAAGGCCAATATTTCTATCGTTATTCATCTCTAATTTTTTAGCAATTTTTTATTTTAATTTTGTCATACTGCGATTAGATAATGTTTTTACAGTTAGATACTTTGTAATAATTGGTGGAATGTTGTTGGGAAATGCTTTAAATGGAAATATAATAGGAATAAGGAATTTTTATAAAGATATTCTTAGAAACAAAGAAAGATATCTTTTTGCTCTTGGTAACGGGGCTACGGTGTATGAAGCAACACTCCCATATTTTCGTAATGCATTGATAACTGCTCTCAAACCTACAATCGCTTCTATGGCTACAATAGGTATAGTATCTTTACCTGGAATGATGACTGGACAGATCCTCGGAGGTTCTCCTCCTCAAACAGCCATAAAATATCAGATTGCAATAATGATTGCCATTTTGATGTCGGTTTCTCTTTCAGTTACTCTAACAATATTTTTTACTATGAGAAGTAGCTTTAATGAATACGGTATATTAAAAGAAGATGTCTTTAAATCCTAA
- a CDS encoding rhomboid family intramembrane serine protease produces MQRNITNSLIAINGLIFILMFLFGGFSAFSNPRIYILFGAQLGNLIKAGEWFRMITSMFVHGGLFHIFFNMFALFYVGNLVERTYGKERFISIYLITGLFGNLLTHLFMPGAISVGASGAIFGLIGLLFGAGFRHDTPSILRPVTGTALLPIILINIIWGFLPGANINNFAHLGGLAMGFTFGWLTSIRFTKRSYQIWKSISYVSFGLIAISFILLLIFDFRFYLFF; encoded by the coding sequence ATGCAAAGAAATATCACTAACAGTTTAATTGCAATTAATGGTTTGATTTTTATTCTCATGTTTTTGTTTGGTGGATTCAGTGCTTTTTCCAACCCACGTATATATATCCTTTTTGGTGCACAATTGGGAAATTTGATCAAAGCTGGTGAATGGTTTAGAATGATAACTTCAATGTTTGTTCATGGAGGACTTTTTCACATATTTTTTAATATGTTTGCTTTATTTTATGTTGGGAATTTAGTTGAACGAACATATGGAAAAGAAAGGTTTATTTCTATTTATTTGATAACCGGACTTTTTGGAAACCTTTTGACGCATCTTTTTATGCCAGGAGCTATATCTGTAGGTGCTTCAGGAGCAATTTTTGGCCTAATTGGTTTACTTTTTGGCGCCGGGTTTAGACATGATACCCCTAGCATTTTAAGACCGGTAACAGGTACTGCTTTGCTCCCAATAATTTTAATAAATATAATCTGGGGATTTTTACCTGGAGCAAATATCAATAATTTCGCACATTTGGGTGGACTAGCAATGGGTTTTACATTTGGTTGGCTTACTTCTATAAGGTTCACCAAAAGAAGTTATCAAATATGGAAATCAATTTCTTATGTATCTTTTGGATTAATAGCAATAAGTTTTATTTTACTTTTAATTTTTGATTTTAGGTTTTATCTATTTTTCTAG
- a CDS encoding ATP-binding cassette domain-containing protein, translating into MIEFKNISKKFKDKYILNNFNLKVPQGSKTLLYGKSGIGKTTIFRILLGFTQPDEGEIFFKEEKINAKNIWDLRKETAYLGQELDVLDGTVQDIINNILSYKVNENISFDKNKIIKLMNYFQLEENVLEKDYQTLSGGEKQRILISIFSFLNKKIYLLDEITSSLDKDMKNKVIDFFFEQKRMDCNFNISRSRMVK; encoded by the coding sequence ATGATTGAATTTAAAAACATTTCAAAAAAATTCAAAGATAAATACATTTTGAATAACTTTAATTTAAAAGTTCCTCAAGGTAGTAAAACGTTATTATATGGAAAATCTGGTATAGGTAAAACTACGATTTTCAGAATTTTGTTAGGGTTTACCCAGCCTGACGAAGGTGAAATCTTTTTTAAAGAAGAAAAAATAAACGCTAAAAATATATGGGATTTGAGAAAAGAAACTGCATATCTTGGGCAAGAATTAGATGTATTAGATGGAACCGTTCAGGATATAATTAACAATATATTGAGTTACAAAGTCAACGAAAATATTTCTTTTGATAAGAATAAAATCATAAAGTTGATGAATTATTTTCAACTAGAAGAAAATGTCTTAGAGAAAGATTATCAAACACTTTCGGGAGGAGAAAAACAAAGAATATTAATAAGTATATTTTCTTTTTTGAACAAGAAAATATATCTCTTAGACGAAATAACATCTTCTTTAGATAAAGATATGAAAAACAAGGTGATAGATTTTTTTTTTGAACAAAAAAGAATGGACTGTAATTTCAATATCTCACGATCACGAATGGTTAAATAA
- a CDS encoding flavin reductase family protein, which yields MSYMPFSDNIAMPVCLITVKSDSIINSMTVAWSTPLSSNPPLWGFAIRKQRFTYEILMKSKEFTVTFLPYEQAELAVKLGRISGREGDKLKICEVKLKDAEFISTPYIEEGYYSMECSLEDSFTTGDHEFIVGEILYVHKNNESLANSQPAIYLGKDTFSTVDKTRIKKFEARTILEEMRKKFSRGGQSDK from the coding sequence ATGAGTTATATGCCTTTTAGTGATAATATCGCAATGCCGGTCTGTTTAATTACAGTGAAAAGCGATTCTATCATCAATTCAATGACCGTTGCTTGGAGTACACCTTTATCATCTAATCCTCCTTTGTGGGGTTTTGCTATAAGAAAGCAAAGATTTACTTATGAGATCCTTATGAAATCTAAAGAATTTACTGTAACTTTTTTGCCTTATGAACAAGCTGAGTTAGCTGTTAAATTAGGAAGAATCTCTGGAAGAGAGGGCGATAAATTAAAAATTTGTGAGGTTAAATTAAAGGATGCTGAATTTATAAGCACTCCATATATTGAGGAAGGATATTATTCTATGGAGTGTTCTTTGGAAGATTCTTTTACAACTGGGGATCATGAATTTATTGTGGGAGAGATTTTATACGTTCATAAGAACAACGAATCTTTAGCAAACTCTCAACCTGCGATATACTTAGGGAAAGATACTTTTTCAACTGTCGATAAAACTAGAATCAAAAAGTTTGAAGCAAGAACAATACTAGAAGAAATGCGAAAAAAATTTAGTAGAGGTGGGCAAAGTGATAAATGA
- the hemW gene encoding radical SAM family heme chaperone HemW, producing MNSNDLAVYVHIPFCKKRCIYCDYTSTIDQSLKNEYLYSLKEEIKMISKKMKNKRVRTIYFGGGTPSLMNEVYIEQIFKTLDSNFNLSFLEEFTIEVNPESITKEKADFYKMIGVNRISMGFQSTSDKILKSVGRIHTYNEGLKAFKILSDFFDNINVDFILGLPFEDKETVNNNLEFIKIMKPSHVSYYLLDYSHDTPLKFLLETKKINLPEEDQISELLDLIYDQLDNFGYNRYEISSWSLPRKECIHNKYYWKNYEYIGFGVSAGSHIGNLRTVNTSELPTYLEKIKTGLQPQEFTNKNDDFQELIETLFMGLRLSEGLKYDYLKQRFSDELLNKVLTPLKDNLSDYLSLNGSIKLTKKGMDFSRFVFENLLDIAQTNS from the coding sequence TTGAATTCTAATGATTTAGCTGTTTATGTTCATATACCTTTCTGTAAAAAAAGATGCATTTATTGCGATTATACTTCGACTATTGATCAATCTTTGAAGAATGAGTACTTGTATTCTTTAAAAGAAGAGATAAAAATGATCTCAAAAAAAATGAAAAATAAGAGAGTAAGAACAATATACTTTGGAGGCGGTACACCATCTTTAATGAATGAAGTATACATTGAACAAATATTTAAAACTCTCGATAGTAATTTTAATTTATCTTTTTTAGAGGAATTTACCATAGAAGTAAATCCTGAAAGTATTACAAAAGAAAAAGCCGATTTTTATAAAATGATAGGTGTTAATAGAATATCCATGGGATTTCAAAGTACTTCTGACAAAATTCTTAAAAGTGTTGGAAGAATACATACATATAACGAAGGCCTAAAAGCGTTTAAAATTTTGTCAGATTTTTTTGATAATATAAATGTTGATTTTATTTTAGGTTTACCTTTTGAAGACAAAGAGACAGTCAACAATAACTTAGAGTTTATAAAAATAATGAAACCTTCTCACGTATCTTATTATTTATTGGATTACTCGCACGATACTCCTCTAAAATTCCTTCTAGAGACCAAAAAAATTAACCTCCCAGAAGAAGATCAAATATCCGAACTTCTCGACTTAATTTATGACCAATTAGATAATTTTGGCTATAATAGATACGAGATTTCAAGTTGGAGTTTACCTCGCAAAGAGTGTATTCACAATAAATATTATTGGAAAAACTATGAATACATCGGTTTTGGTGTGTCTGCAGGAAGTCATATAGGTAATCTAAGAACTGTAAATACATCTGAACTTCCAACATATTTGGAAAAAATAAAAACAGGATTGCAACCTCAAGAATTTACAAATAAAAACGATGATTTTCAAGAGTTAATTGAAACTTTATTCATGGGATTAAGACTTTCTGAGGGGTTAAAATACGATTATTTAAAGCAAAGATTTTCTGACGAACTTTTAAATAAAGTTTTGACTCCTTTAAAAGATAATTTATCAGATTATTTATCTTTAAATGGATCCATAAAATTAACAAAAAAAGGAATGGATTTCTCAAGATTTGTATTTGAAAATCTTCTAGATATTGCTCAAACAAATAGTTGA
- the gatA gene encoding Asp-tRNA(Asn)/Glu-tRNA(Gln) amidotransferase subunit GatA — protein sequence MIYLTIDELLDKNTISQSIHMIEERDKEINSVLRIEKVEGNKKGKYYGIPFLVKDNILIKGTKTTNGSKILENYESPYTATAVEKLLELGFSVVGKTNMDEFAMGNTNEHSAFGPVKNPRDLSRVPGGSSGGSAASVAAEYVPFALGSDTGGSVRQPASFCGVVGYKPSYGMISRYGLTAFSSSLDQIGVLANNVKDVRTVTQIMKGKDEKDPTTMDHKIDLTKDLDMDLNQVRICIPKIVYNKNLNEEIKVQFEKAVSYLKQKGAKVDIVDIPELEYSVAVYYIIAPSEASSNLSRFDGVRYGTRKESSGLNKMYRSTREEGFGIEVKRRIMMGTFNLSSLYIDQYFSKATKVRRILKNKLSTILNNYDLILTPTSPVLPPKIGEKLTPLDYYLMDIFTIPANLVGLPAISIPFGNINGLPFGIHFIGKYMKDEELLTIVNRFYEQTVKGLK from the coding sequence GTGATTTATTTGACTATCGACGAATTACTAGATAAAAACACAATAAGTCAAAGTATTCATATGATTGAAGAAAGAGACAAAGAAATTAATTCTGTTTTAAGAATTGAAAAAGTAGAAGGGAACAAAAAAGGAAAATATTATGGAATTCCATTTTTAGTGAAAGATAATATTTTAATAAAAGGTACCAAAACTACAAATGGTTCCAAAATACTTGAGAATTATGAGTCTCCATACACGGCTACAGCTGTAGAAAAACTTTTAGAATTAGGTTTTTCCGTGGTAGGAAAAACAAATATGGATGAGTTTGCGATGGGAAACACCAATGAACATTCAGCTTTTGGCCCCGTAAAAAATCCTAGAGATTTGAGTAGGGTACCAGGTGGAAGTAGTGGAGGCTCTGCTGCCTCTGTAGCTGCAGAATACGTTCCATTTGCATTAGGTTCTGATACAGGAGGTTCAGTTAGACAACCGGCTTCATTTTGCGGTGTAGTGGGATACAAACCTTCTTACGGTATGATATCAAGATATGGATTAACAGCTTTTTCATCTTCTTTAGATCAAATTGGTGTTTTAGCCAACAACGTAAAAGATGTCAGAACAGTTACGCAAATAATGAAAGGAAAGGATGAAAAAGATCCGACGACTATGGATCATAAGATTGATTTAACAAAAGATTTAGACATGGATTTGAATCAAGTTCGAATATGTATACCTAAAATAGTTTATAATAAAAATCTAAATGAAGAAATAAAAGTTCAGTTTGAAAAAGCCGTGAGCTATCTAAAACAAAAAGGTGCAAAAGTTGATATAGTAGATATTCCAGAATTAGAGTACTCAGTTGCTGTTTACTATATTATTGCTCCATCTGAAGCATCATCTAATCTTTCTAGGTTTGATGGAGTTCGTTATGGAACAAGAAAAGAATCTTCAGGATTGAATAAAATGTATAGGTCAACTCGAGAAGAGGGGTTTGGCATAGAAGTTAAAAGAAGAATAATGATGGGGACTTTCAACCTTTCTTCCTTATACATCGATCAATATTTCTCTAAAGCCACCAAAGTTAGAAGAATTTTAAAAAATAAACTATCTACTATTTTAAACAATTATGACCTGATATTAACCCCCACATCACCCGTTTTACCACCAAAAATCGGCGAAAAACTTACACCACTTGATTACTATCTTATGGATATATTCACCATACCAGCAAACTTAGTCGGACTCCCTGCAATTAGTATACCTTTTGGAAATATAAATGGCTTACCTTTTGGAATACATTTCATTGGCAAATACATGAAAGATGAAGAGTTATTGACGATAGTTAATCGCTTCTATGAGCAAACAGTAAAGGGGTTGAAGTAG
- the pheS gene encoding phenylalanine--tRNA ligase subunit alpha → MDLITDKEKIIDDLKKELERINDLQEFQNLKSQYLGKKGKIKSLMNNLKNLDENSKKEYGQSVNELKNEIGIIFNEKFTKLIEKEREEKEKEKWIDVTIPGAHRKLGKESLITNTRKEIEKIFLGLGFSVAEGPEIENSWYNFDALNTPQWHPAREMQDTFYLSTDKSKLLRTHTSPVQVRTMLKNSPPLAIISPGRVYRKDELDATHSPVFHQVEGLYVDKNVSVSHLKMYLEVFAQKLFGNKVSVLLRPSYFPFTEPSFEVDISCIFCGGKGCKVCKNSGWIEILGAGLVHPNVFKSVDYDPEKWQGFAFGMGIERIAMLKNNIPDIREFYKNDISFIENL, encoded by the coding sequence ATGGATTTAATAACTGACAAAGAAAAGATTATAGACGATTTAAAAAAAGAATTGGAAAGAATAAACGATTTGCAAGAATTTCAAAACCTTAAATCTCAATATCTTGGAAAAAAAGGTAAAATTAAATCTTTAATGAATAACTTGAAAAACTTAGATGAAAACTCAAAAAAAGAATATGGACAATCCGTAAATGAACTAAAAAACGAAATAGGTATAATTTTTAACGAAAAATTTACAAAATTAATAGAGAAAGAAAGAGAAGAAAAAGAAAAAGAAAAATGGATCGATGTCACAATTCCTGGAGCACATAGAAAGCTTGGAAAAGAAAGCCTAATAACAAATACAAGAAAAGAAATTGAAAAAATATTTTTAGGATTAGGCTTTTCAGTAGCAGAAGGACCTGAAATAGAAAATTCTTGGTATAATTTTGATGCATTAAATACTCCACAATGGCATCCTGCAAGAGAAATGCAGGATACTTTTTATCTATCCACAGATAAAAGTAAGCTTCTTAGAACTCATACATCACCTGTTCAAGTAAGAACGATGTTAAAAAATTCTCCTCCCTTGGCTATAATTTCACCTGGAAGAGTTTATAGAAAAGACGAGTTAGATGCCACACATTCGCCCGTTTTTCATCAGGTTGAAGGATTGTATGTTGATAAAAATGTTTCTGTTTCACATTTAAAGATGTATTTAGAAGTTTTCGCTCAAAAATTATTTGGCAATAAGGTGTCTGTTCTTTTAAGGCCAAGTTATTTCCCGTTCACAGAACCAAGCTTTGAAGTAGATATAAGTTGTATATTCTGTGGTGGAAAAGGTTGTAAAGTTTGTAAAAATTCAGGTTGGATTGAAATATTAGGAGCAGGATTGGTTCATCCAAATGTCTTTAAAAGCGTTGATTATGATCCAGAAAAATGGCAGGGTTTTGCTTTTGGGATGGGTATTGAGAGAATAGCTATGCTAAAAAATAATATTCCTGATATCAGAGAATTTTATAAAAACGATATAAGTTTTATTGAAAATTTATAG
- the gatB gene encoding Asp-tRNA(Asn)/Glu-tRNA(Gln) amidotransferase subunit GatB: MFKTIIGLEIHVQLLTETKAFCSCSTNHFDSEPNVHICPICTGQPGTLPVLNENSVKLAIKAGLILNGKINKVSRFDRKNYFYPDLPKGYQITQYFHPIISGGYIEIDGKKIRLRRIHLEEDTAKMLHSGDQISSAKDSLIDYNRSGIPLIEIVTEPDIETPKQARLFMEKLRNLLRYADVSTGDMENGALRCDANISVLDEKTQEISKRVEVKNINSFKFVEKALEYEEERIVEILKKGQELIQETRGWDSNKRCTFPMRTKEEEMDYRYFPEPDLPPLILNDEFIEEVKKLIPEMPEEKASRFVQQYKIPQYDAEILSSDKELANYYEKCVESAKDAKFVSNLIMTELLREMKENEDSIEKVKIKPEYFGELKELLDTNKISIKIVKDIFPEMYKTGISPKEIVKKKGLEQIENEDTLRRIIEEVLNNNPDSVEKYKNGKKKLLGFFVGEVMKKTRGKANPQKTNQIIKELLDEN, from the coding sequence TTGTTTAAAACAATAATAGGATTAGAAATACATGTTCAGCTACTTACTGAAACAAAAGCTTTTTGTTCATGCAGTACGAATCATTTCGACTCTGAACCAAATGTTCATATTTGTCCAATTTGTACAGGTCAACCTGGTACACTACCAGTATTAAACGAAAATTCTGTAAAACTTGCTATTAAAGCTGGTCTCATACTTAATGGAAAAATAAATAAAGTTTCTCGTTTCGATAGAAAGAATTACTTTTATCCTGATCTTCCAAAGGGATACCAGATAACCCAATATTTTCATCCTATAATTAGTGGTGGATACATAGAAATTGATGGAAAAAAAATAAGATTAAGAAGAATACATCTAGAAGAAGACACCGCAAAGATGCTTCATTCTGGGGATCAAATATCTTCGGCCAAGGATAGTTTAATAGATTACAATAGATCTGGAATACCTCTTATAGAAATAGTTACAGAACCAGATATTGAAACTCCGAAACAGGCAAGGCTTTTTATGGAAAAACTTCGTAATTTATTAAGGTACGCTGATGTTTCAACAGGCGATATGGAAAATGGGGCATTAAGATGTGATGCAAATATTTCTGTTCTTGATGAAAAAACCCAAGAAATAAGTAAAAGGGTTGAAGTGAAAAATATTAATTCATTTAAATTTGTTGAAAAGGCACTGGAATACGAAGAAGAACGCATTGTAGAAATTCTAAAAAAAGGCCAAGAGTTAATTCAGGAAACAAGGGGTTGGGATTCAAACAAAAGATGTACTTTCCCAATGAGGACTAAAGAAGAAGAAATGGATTATAGATACTTCCCTGAGCCGGATTTACCCCCCCTTATTTTGAACGATGAATTCATTGAGGAAGTTAAAAAACTTATACCTGAAATGCCTGAAGAAAAGGCAAGTAGGTTCGTTCAACAATATAAAATTCCACAATATGACGCTGAAATATTAAGTTCAGACAAAGAGTTGGCAAATTATTATGAAAAATGTGTAGAATCAGCTAAAGATGCCAAATTTGTAAGCAATTTGATTATGACTGAATTACTAAGAGAAATGAAAGAAAACGAAGACAGTATAGAAAAAGTGAAGATAAAACCTGAATATTTTGGAGAACTAAAAGAACTTTTGGATACCAATAAAATTTCTATTAAAATTGTAAAAGACATTTTCCCAGAAATGTATAAAACTGGAATTAGTCCAAAGGAGATAGTAAAAAAGAAAGGCTTAGAACAAATAGAAAATGAGGATACTTTGAGAAGGATTATAGAAGAAGTGTTAAATAACAATCCTGACAGTGTTGAAAAGTATAAAAACGGAAAGAAAAAACTCCTTGGTTTCTTTGTTGGAGAAGTCATGAAAAAAACTCGTGGAAAAGCCAATCCTCAAAAAACGAATCAGATTATAAAAGAATTGCTAGACGAGAATTAG
- a CDS encoding dCMP deaminase family protein: MEKKNEVENYLRVRNFKNPEFFTKREDWDNYFMEVAILVSKRSTCSHRQVGAIIVKEKRILATGYNQPPSGFPHCDVIGCIRDDLKIKSGEYQEICYGLHAEQNALMQAAKFGISTDNASMYVTHQPCSVCARLIINAGIKEVYYTKSYPDSLTKMFFETCNIKTKIIGN, translated from the coding sequence TTGGAAAAGAAAAATGAGGTTGAAAATTATTTGAGAGTTAGAAATTTTAAAAATCCTGAATTTTTCACTAAAAGAGAAGATTGGGATAATTATTTTATGGAAGTAGCTATTTTAGTCAGCAAAAGATCTACTTGTTCACACAGACAGGTTGGAGCAATAATAGTGAAAGAAAAAAGAATATTAGCTACCGGTTATAATCAACCTCCATCTGGATTTCCTCATTGCGATGTGATAGGATGCATAAGAGATGATCTAAAAATAAAAAGTGGTGAATACCAAGAAATTTGTTATGGTCTTCACGCAGAGCAAAATGCTTTAATGCAAGCAGCTAAATTTGGTATTAGTACAGATAATGCAAGTATGTATGTCACTCACCAACCTTGCTCTGTATGTGCACGATTAATAATTAATGCTGGAATAAAAGAAGTATATTATACAAAAAGTTATCCTGATAGTTTAACTAAAATGTTTTTTGAAACATGTAATATAAAAACGAAAATAATAGGAAATTAA